From the genome of Streptomyces spinoverrucosus:
ACAGGAGCGGCACGGGAAAACATGTAGCAACCGGTTGCTATGACCGAGTGGCCAGAGCTTCGGCCCGTCCGGAAGGCGCGTCAAGACTCCTCGCACACTTTCGAAAGCTCCGCGAGATGCCGACGACAGGTCCCATGAGACTCGGCAGTGGGCCTCAAACCGCCACTGACCAGCGTTGTTCAGGGGCCGCAGCGGCGACGCGGAACCGGGCGGCCACCCCGCGACAGGTCGGCCACCTCCCGCACAGCGGGCGAAATCTTGCGGACCTTCCACCCCGTTTCGCCGATTGACCCTCCGTCACCGGCGGATCTACGGTAGAAGGCGGTTTCAGAAAATGTTTCCGACCCTCTCGCCTTCAGGAGAGTCATGCCCAGCGCCCCGCTGCCCCGGGCCGTGTTCGCCATGGACCCGGTGCATCTCCCGCTGCTCTTCCCCGAGCCCCTGGTGGCCCGGCTGCGACAGACGGCCGAGATCGACCCCACCTTCGTCGTACGGGACTTCGCCGCCCCCGGCGCCGCGGCGCGGCTGGCCCGCGCCGACGTGCTGATCACCGGCTGGGGCTGTCCCCACCTCGACGAGGGCACCCTCGCCGCGGCACCCGGCCTGCGCGCGGTCCTGCACGCCGCCGGCTCCGTCCGCTCGCTGGTCGGCGAGGCCCTGTGGAAGGGCGGCGTCGCCGTCTCCAGCGCGGTCACCGGCAACGCGCTGCCGGTCGCGGAGTACACGCTCGCGATGATCCTGCTGGCCGGCAAGGACGCCTTCGGGCAGCGCGAGCGATTCCGGGCCACGCACGCCCACCCGGCCCCCGCCGAGACCGCCGCCATCGGCAACTGCGGCCGCCGCGTCGGCGTCATCGGCGCCTCGCGGGTGGGCCGCAGACTCCTCGAACTGCTGCGCCCCTACGACTTCGAGGTCCTGCTCCACGACCCCTACGTGAACGCCGTGGAGGCCGCCGCGCTCGGCGCCCGGTCCGTGTCGCTGGAGGAGTTGCTGAGCGGCAGCGACATCGTCAGCCTGCACGCCCCCGACATCCCGAGACCCACCGCATGCTGGACCGCGAACGCCTCGCCCTGATCCGCGACGGCGGCGTCCTCATCAACACCTCGCGGGGCGCACTCGTCGACCACGACGCCCTCACCGACGAGTTGCTCTCCGGCCGCCTCAGCGCGATTCTCGACGTCACCGAACCCGAGCCGCTGCCCGCCGGGTCCCCGCTGTACAGACTCCCCAACGTCTTCCTCACCCCGCACATCGCGGGCTCGCTCGGCAACGAACTGCAGCGCCTCGGCGGCATCGTCGTGGAGGAGCTGGAACGCCTGGCCGCGGGTCGTCCCCTCGCCCACGAGGTGCGCCACGCGGACCTGCCCCGGGTCGCCTGACGGCCACCGATACAGCGCTGTCCACAGGCGTCCTACCTGGAGGAACGATGGGATACGGTTTCCGCACCGGCAGCGAGCGCGCCCGCCCCGGTGACCGGGCCACAACGGTGAAGGAGCCGCAACGGTGAGTCAGCGCAAGGCACCGGGCGACGCCGGCCGGGCGACGATCCGGGACGTGGCGGAACGCGCGGGCGTCTCCGTGGCGAGCGTGTCACGCGTACTGTCCGGCAACTACCCGGTCTCCGACGACCTGCGCCGCCGGGTGATGAAGGTCGTCCGGGACCTGGACTACGTCACCAACGCCCACGCCCGCTCCCTGGCCGGTGGCGGCACCCCGACGGTCGCGATCCTCATCAACAACATCACCGGCGCCGCCTTCGCCCACGTGGCCAAGGGCGTCGAGGGCGCGGCCACGCTGCGCGGCTGGCTCTCGCTGGTCGGCACGACGGGCGACGACCCGGAGCGGGAGCTGGCCCTGGTGAACCTCATGCGCCAACAGGGCGTGGCCGCCGTCGTCCTGCTCGGCGGCGCCTACGACTACGACGAGTACCAGTTGCGCATGGCCCGCTTCGCCCGCTCGCTGGACGCGGCCGGCTCCCACCTCGTCCTGGTCGGCCGGCCGCCGCTGGAGGGCGACGTCCCGGCGACGACCGTCGACTACGACAACGAGTCCGGCGCCTACGCGATGGCCGGCCACCTGCTGTCGGCCGGTCACCGGGACATCCTGGTGCTGCCGGGTCACGCCGAACTGACCACGGCACAGGGCCGGTTGCGGGGTGCCCGGCGTGCCTTCGAGGCGTACGGCGTGCCCTTCGAGCCGGGCATGGTGCGGCACGGTCCGTACGACTACGAGCACGGCTACGAAGCCGTGGAGACGGCCCTGCGCGAGAAGCTGGACTTCACCGCCGTGCTCGCCGGCACCGACGTGATCGCCGCGGGCGCCATGCAGGCCCTGCGCGCGGCCGGGCTGCGCGTGCCGGAGGACGTGTCGATCGTCGGCTACGACGACATCCCGCTGGCGTCCCAGCTCACCCCTCAACTGACCACCGTGCACGTGCCGTACGAGGAGATGGGCCGGGTCGCTCTGCGCGCCGTGGCCGACCGGCGCGAGGGCGGCGCGGGGCGGCGCAAGGGGGCCGACGGGGAGCATCTGGTGTTGGGCACCCATGTCGTCGTACGGCAGTCGGTGCGGCCGCCTCGGCGGCGCGGGTAGTCGGCCGACGATGGCGGAGCCTGTTCCGTAAACGTTTTCTACAACTCTTCCAACAAACTGCCGCACACCTCTTGCTAGAGACGCGAGTCGCGGCCTACCTTCCCAGCAACCGGTTTCTATCACTTCCGCCTGGCCGCCCCGCCCATCGAGCCGACGGTTTTTCAGACCGCCGCTGCCGGCCAGTACCGAGCCGCCGCGTCCCCCGCTGCGAGACGCCTACTTTCCGAAGGAACACGGTCCGATGAACTTCACCAGCCCCCGGAGAAGGTTCGCCCGCGCCGCAGTCGCGGGTGTCGCGCTCACCGGTCTGCTCGCCGCCTGCGGCGGCTCCGACTCCGGCTCCGACTCCGGAGACTCCTCGGGTTCCGGCCCGGTGACCCTGCCCTTCTGGGGCTGGGCGAACGGCCAGGAGGCGGTCGTCAAGGCGTTCAACGCCTCGCACGAGGACGTCCAGCTCAAGTACACGAAGGTCACCGACCAGTTGACCATGCAGAAGCAGCTGACCAACGCGGTCAAGGCGGGCAACGCCCCCTGCCTGGTGCAGAACACCGCCGAGTACGTGACGAGCTGGGTCGCTCAGGGCGCGCTCGCCGACATCACCCAGTACGTCGAGGGCGAGAAGGACAGGTTCAACGCCGGTTCGTGGGCCGGCGCCCAGGTGCAGGGCAAGCTCTACGGCGTCCCGACCAGCTCCTCGCCCAACTTCACGATCTACCGTGCCGACATCTTCCA
Proteins encoded in this window:
- a CDS encoding LacI family DNA-binding transcriptional regulator, which gives rise to MSQRKAPGDAGRATIRDVAERAGVSVASVSRVLSGNYPVSDDLRRRVMKVVRDLDYVTNAHARSLAGGGTPTVAILINNITGAAFAHVAKGVEGAATLRGWLSLVGTTGDDPERELALVNLMRQQGVAAVVLLGGAYDYDEYQLRMARFARSLDAAGSHLVLVGRPPLEGDVPATTVDYDNESGAYAMAGHLLSAGHRDILVLPGHAELTTAQGRLRGARRAFEAYGVPFEPGMVRHGPYDYEHGYEAVETALREKLDFTAVLAGTDVIAAGAMQALRAAGLRVPEDVSIVGYDDIPLASQLTPQLTTVHVPYEEMGRVALRAVADRREGGAGRRKGADGEHLVLGTHVVVRQSVRPPRRRG